The Plasmodium knowlesi strain H genome assembly, chromosome: 12 sequence CGGGAGGTCTTTTTCTTTGCCGCGGCTCCGATGATAAATATTCTGCAGCATGTGGTGCAGGAATGGTGAAACTTTCTACGCAGTTTCTTCTTTACACTTCGGACCCACCATGATTTAATCCCCCCACCTTTCGCACATTTTGCAGAAACGAATCATAGGTGGTCCCCCTGGGTAGTTGTTctggtacaaaaaaaaaaaaaaaaaaaaggtggttACCCtcaaatgtgtatatatatatatatatatatatatatatatatatatatatatatatatatagatccACCTTCAGACGGTCCTTTTCCCCGTGTATAAGGTGTTCCTTGTGTCATCTAGGCCGATCCGATCATGCACGTAGTTCACACTTTTGCTGCAGGTTCGTTCGAAAATATGAACTTCTGGGATGCACTTGCTTATGTCATCATCATACTTATGCAAGCACATAATTAGGGGTTGCATGTTGCAGACAATTTGCTCCTTCAGCTTCGATCCAACTTTGAATTCCCCCATCTGTGGCTAACACGAGTGGACAAAGCAGGCGTATCTCTATGGCTCTGTGTACCtacgcacatatgtatattccTACTTATGTATACTTGCTAAACGAAGAGCTTGGAGAAGCGTGATACAATCCCTTGGTCTGATCTTCCGTCGAGAACTTCAACCCTGCTGCAAATGAATGGGCAAATGCTTAAGTGAGTGCGTGTATGGGTTACATAGGCATGTTCGCTTGCGCATGCGTGCTCCTTCTGTGGGTATACTTAAACTCACACCTGTTCTGTTGATTATGTAGGACCATATctatacctttttttaaaaaaaaggccagATAAATTCTCCGTGAATGGaggtattttattttttacaatttttttatatatatattttttaatttaatttaattttatttatttatttttttttttccgttcatCCTTGTGACGCATAAGCCAACCTCGTCGACTCCCACCATTTTGCGAAACCTTTTACGAGTTGCCCTGAACGCAGAGTGCAATGGCCCGAAGAAatgaattgttttttttttttttaagggggcTTATCGGATGGCCCTGTAATAAGCTGAAGGGGCTCATAAGTACCAACAAAAAATAGGAGCGCTAAATGCACGTTCAGTCGTCCTGTGCCGGCGCTGTTTGATCGATTCATTTATTGTTCCTCAATTTGTGCATTTGTCGTTTCGGTGAGTAACCCAAAACTTGTGCTTGCGTTGAAAACATAATTTTGAAGATTCTCCATCACTACGAAGGGATTCCTTTTGTAGTTCCAAATAAGGGTACATTTACACGGCGCCTTTTTCTTATCGAAAGGTGGGGTAATCTCCCCATGTGGGGTCTAGGAAAGGGAACGCATGGGAAAATCTTTGACATGGACGTAACTGCACACACGTATACGCATACGCGTAGGTAGAGCAACAGATAGAAAAACGGGGGCTCTAAAGGAGGGCTGAGCGTATACCTAGATTACCTCCCCCCCTCTGGCACTATGAAAGTGGACGTTAGTGAGATATTTCGAAACTACGACCAGAAGAAAGCAGAAGAACACATCGAGAATCTGCAAAATGACATCAGGAGCAAGGAAGAGTCTATAAAAACATtcttgaaagaaaagagcAGTCAGGTGATAGACAATACTATCAAAATTAAAAGTGTGTATGCAAGTgtggacaaaataaaatgccaATTGGAAGATATTATTTGCTCGTACAATGATTTTATCAGTGGCGTCCGGAACACAGCATCGGTGAATTTTGGAGAACCATCAGTGGAGATAGAAAAATTGGGGGAATCCGAAAAGGGCATCATAAAAGAGgtgtggaaaagaaaatgtgaaagttacgattttttatttcaaagTTGCCATTTGGGAAGAAGCACAggagaggggaaagaagatgCCCCATGTGACAGTGCCTATCatattgtaaaaatggaaaaggaggaactaTACAATTATGATTGCTTCTACCTTAACAACTATATCAACCATGTATATCTTGAGGTGAATAAAAAGATGAGCGAGGAAAATTACTCCTTTGTgctaaataaaatatacacaGATATATTTCTCTGCCTCAAAGTCTTGAATTCTTtgctgaaaaatgaaaaaattaaaaatatttacattaACATGTTTAATAGCAACAAATCCATTTTATACTTAAATACCTATGTAAACAAACACAAGGAAAATTTCGGTGACATTCTCTTGAAGTTGATATATGCCTCTTACCACAATTTGGCATATAACTATTCATGTAAAATGGACAGGATTCCGCAGTCCGTAATCGTTTTGTTGCTTTTTTACAACAAACAGAATTGCGAACGCGtagaaattgtaaaaaacgATTTGTTCAAGGAAATTCTCGACGCGAGAATAAATTTGTTACACAACTTTCTGCGCAGACAGAGCCACATAGAGGATGAGGGTCTCCCCCTCCGCAAGGTAAAATCCTTATTTTTGCAAGTCACTTATCTAGTTTTACACACCAAATATATGTTCCTTCTGCTGATTGATGTGAGTAATGAGAACTTGCGCCAAGGGGTGAAAGAAGATCAGTTTAAAAGTATGGAAGAGGGATGTTCTGTTGAGTGGGAGGATAAGAATGCTGAAACATATGATGACCACACTCGTGGGAACGACTCAGAGGACAGGGAGAAAAACCTCTTTCTGCGAAGAATGCAGATGGAGCTCTTCATTCTGCAGAATATACCTCATCAGAAAGCtaagaaaaacaaacaaaactTCAATTATGCCATAAATAGTATggatgaaataaagaaaattatgaacgaAGGAATTATTGATAAGTTCAGCTTACTACACAAAACGTATGTCCAATTTTCGCGCCGCATTTATGATTATATGATCCATCTTCTACATGTTTATTACTGTAAAAATGATTACGGAATAACGTGTGACCAGTTGTTCACAGAgtatgaaaatataaacaaacTGTACAACAAATTGAAGGGTAAAAtcgaaatgaaagaaaagtacTATAGCAAATATATTAAAGATGTTgatttttacctgaacaataATTACCTACATGCTATTCATGATGAAATTTTCgagatatttattttccttttttttaacaaatttttgtgtgcagttccattttttgatcAAAATCCAGTTGATAAATGGAAGCTCGTAAcgacaaaatttttacacaATTTGTTTTGGAACATTTCGATTTCTTATGAAAGGAATTgtcaaattaaaaattgtgtgttTTATTCGTTCCTGCTGAatacattttattattactacgaatttttttccatcgaTTTGGATAGCATATATGATCAATTTTACAAAGTGGACAGGGACTCAAGTGAAGACcaacatacaaaaaaaaatgatcagaAAAAAGCGACAGAGCGTGTGTATACGGGGAGTAATGCATCCAGAGAGGGGCATTTTCATAATGGCTTtaaaacaattttaaaagaaaaaattaatcccCTTATATATTCAGCCTACAAGCTGATTGTCTTTGTAGAAACCAAAGAAATTAATCACAGCGCTGATGCCAACTTTCTGCTTGCAGAACAGGGCGTACATGATgctgttgatttttttaaaatgttcaaCTCGTTTATGAGTATTTTGAAGAGCCACAATGGGGAAGAGCCACACGTCAATGATAATGTAAATGCACACACTCATGTGAAGGAAGAACGAACTGCTAGCGACAGTTGCGGATGTGacacgaaaaaggaaaacggtAATTGTAGTTTAAATAGGTGCTCTAATCTGGTATCCTTCTTAAATATGCCTCTGGGGGAGGAACCTACCCACGTGGCAAACACCCCAAAGGGGAAGTTCTCAAATGGTACGGCCACCATGCCTGACAATAACGTGGAGTGCGAAACGGTCAATCTCAACCAGGAAGAACAGAGTGATATgctgaaaggaaagggaccGCGTTACAGTGAGAACATGCGTCAATGCGGTGatcaaaatgaagagacAGAAAAATCGGAAGAGGAATATAAGGAGCTGAGTCTCTACATTAACCTGCTCAGGCATAATGATAAGCGTGCGTGGAACCATTTCCTCAGTACCCGCGAAGGCAACGATGAAGAGGCACTATCGAACGACTACGAGGAGGAGGCTAAATTTTCTTTCGATGATTTAAGGAGCATTTTTCTACGCATAGCGTACAAAATATTGAAGACATCTCTGAAATGCTTTTGCGTGGAATACCTGGACAATTTGGAGGACCATTTGCATTTCTACCTGAACATGTTAATAAATaatgatataaaaaatattgtatgcgaaaaaatgaacggcCACTTGGtgaatattttctccttttccaacCTGTTTATGCTCTATGTTGAAAGATTATTTAACACGGATGTATATCGAAGCATAATTATCTTCCTAGTAAAAAATGCTTTACAGAAGGAgatatacaaaatatatgcgCAATTTATTTCCGAGGTGGAGAAAGTGTACACTTCCCATTATGCGTAttcagatgaaaaaaataaaacgctgttaaataaaaaagtaaccGAATTGTATAACATTATTTTGTTGGACTTATCattttgtgtatatattttggaCACTAACAATATCATACACAAATCCACTTATGACGATCTGATGTCGCGGTATAGAAAATACGAAACGTATTACATAAAGTCTTGCCTTTACTTTGTTCacatatataaagaaaaatataacgtGTATAGTGAAAAAAGTATGAATGAATACAATGCGGGAAGGCACCCATTTTGGGAAAAGCTGAACGAAAAAGACGCgggaaaaaagcgaaaaaaaaaaaatgctgaaATGTACACCTTCAAATATTTAATTGATAACATTTTGACGGTACTGAATAAGCTAGATAATCTTAATGGAATTATTTTCCAAAAGCATATACGCCTTTTAGCTCAGAATTTGATATGCGACTCCTACTTATTATATTACTTATTTGTCGAAGGACCCCCCATTAATAACCTTTTGGGAAATGTGCAGACGGACACAAAAACGAGTTCTTtggaaattttccattttaataaAGTCAGAACCATTGATGATAATTCGATTGAGGACAAATTgttgaagttttttttttaaagctgAAGAGGGGGGGAACCACATCAAGGcgaacttttttttacgcagcTTGGATAAGACCCCCCCTTAATTTGGCACTCGAATTTGATTTTATgttatatacttttttttcattacacCTGTAGAGAtagagtattttttttttttttttttttttttttttttttttttttttttttttacttgttgGACCCTTCACCTCCCTTCTGTGGAGCACCCCtgtgcaaaatgaaaagggctGAGGACAAAATTTACGAGGAAATTTCCAATGAAGAGGAGTATAAAAAACtgtttgaagaaaaaaatgacattctCTACATCGTAGACGTTTATACCAAGTGGTGCGGACCATGTCTCTTCACCTTTgaaattataaataaaatttacaagGCCAATTTTACCTTCACAGAAAGCGTAAAAATAGTAGCCGTCTGTGCGCAAAATATCGCCTcgttaaaaaattacgaTAACAATTCCAAGCCGTTTTATATAATactgaaaaatggagaaataatTCGCCAAATTCAGGGCTGCAACACGCCTCATATATTTGCGCTTATCGATGAGCACTTGTTGGGTACCAAATTCAAatgaggatttttttttttggtgagaAGAAAATGTGCGACAGCGAATGTCGTGCTAAGGCACATGGAGTTGTCGTATAATTCGCACGGATTACAACGATCTCTATTGGAAAAATGCTTCATCATGCGTCTAGTGCACCTCACCCCGTATGTCATGCAGCAGAGCATTTTctgtcttcttttttgcgtGGACGCATATGTCCACGCGCAGGTGTGTAGTGACTTCAAGTTGTAGTATGTGCTTATTAATTTGCACGGAGCATGCCTTCCTTTTGGTTCATCCCCTCGAAAGGGATTCCTCCTCCCTGGCGCTGTTGCACTTGTGCaagtatacacatatatgtacaaacgTGCACGCTGCGCGCAAAGTTTCGttaagttgttttttttttttttttttttttttttttttttttcctaattgGGTACTCCACTAATTAACACATTTACGCGAAAagcccccttttttcgttACACGGATTTAGGCATTTTTTAAGCATTCGTTAATCTCCGAAATGATGTTGGACACGGCCAAAATTTGCGCGTTCAGCTCCTCGATTTTTTCCGCGTACAAATttctgacctgttcaggcacTTTTTCCTCATAATTCGGATCATTggtttttttcaaataagaATCTAGTGAACTCTGAAGCTTCTTATtcttgttttgcatattcgtCAGTAGAGGCTTCAGGTATTCCTCAGTCGACTGCACGTAAATAATGAACTGGTTGGCAACAATATCCTTgagacatttttttatttcactaaTTTGTTCACATGAAAGTTCTTCCACGTTGTATTTAATGACAGTGAGGTTACCCAATTTAGCCAATGtctgtattttattttttaccttcacgATAAAACattcgtcttcttcattcttcgCAGCAATGAAGCAGTTGAGTTTTATCTTCGGAGGAATTTCCAGATTAGAAATGAACGACCTGAA is a genomic window containing:
- a CDS encoding thioredoxin-like protein, giving the protein MKRAEDKIYEEISNEEEYKKLFEEKNDILYIVDVYTKWCGPCLFTFEIINKIYKANFTFTESVKIVAVCAQNIASLKNYDNNSKPFYIILKNGEIIRQIQGCNTPHIFALIDEHLLGTKFK